A section of the Methanoregula formicica SMSP genome encodes:
- a CDS encoding PAS domain S-box protein — protein MPPPYSILYVDDDTDLLELGKSFLESTQEFIVGTSDSALTAQTLIREQRPDAIVSDYEMSDMDGIVFLKQVRAQYGDLPFIVFTGRGREEVVIEALNNGADFYLQKGSDAEAVYAELRHVVKRAIEMRQARLTLAEQEQRFHDLQNASDMIQSVDPQGRFLFTNKKWQDTLGYGEAELPELSLFDIIHEESREHCMATFPRVIAGEDVGIIDVTFRAKDGRKIYAEGFASCKIADGKPQYTRGIFKDVTDRRETEQALKESEEKFRTLVEHALDGILILDPGGLILFANQAAGKLVEEEDYQKVMGRQNVMAFIAPESKETVIRDFRKVAQGIDGFLAQYKIITVLHRVRWVESIGKAITFEGKQAILISLRDITDRMRSESTIKENEEKFRTIFESSPYPIAINSMPDQKFIAVNPSFVKASGYAEEEILGKNPVELGLLSITGAAKLVSRAVLAGKIENVPLALNVKDGHKVHVLFSTIPITIGGKSAALTVTVEVTQLKRVEEELMRKNEDLRAAYEELAATEEELRANYEELYKREQGLRESEEKYRLMTETTTDVIYMMDKNGIITHVGPQIARYGYTLEEVLSHSFTEFLESDDASRALADMETTITTGQSTVTQLKMRDRAGNIRWLEDNGAAVHDASGRVIGLSGILRDITERKEMELALKESEEKFRALVDNSLEGIFIVNFTGKLLFANPAAARIVDIDDTRSVVGSLNVMDLVALVSKPAVVKDLAQVARGIDAYLVHYNLITAKKREIWVECIGKKISFEGNTAMLVSMRDVTGRRKAEEVLRESESRLATLFRSSPVALTLVAAKDGTFVDVSDAFVENTGFTREEVIGKTATEIHLFADSGEYEQFSSALRSRGGVRGMEIRCLSKDRKVQTCRFTSSVILMNAIPHILSNVENINEQKEAEKALNTLVKSMVGTTGVDSLHTITENVATWLGADCVMVSEVSPDRKSLVARSMILDGNRVAAFSCSLPGTPCNAVTEQGFLFYGDNLGQLFPTAEAVAEFGFSAYIGTPLHDSAGGVVGVLSAFFRTAQKSIAGYREILDIMAVKAAAEIERSRIEQTLRESEEKFRTLVEHSLDGILIVDMTGRILFANQAMAAMVASDSDLGYDSHEGGRNVLDFIAPEARDAVVQDFRNVKEGLDRYPVQYPAFTTTGKRIWIEGIGRKILYRTVPAVLVSIRDITARKQMEETLLRTNKQLSLLSGITRHDVLNKIAIIQGHLALAQRQGATPDYPALIEKIAPLITIIRQQVEFTRVYQNLGTKEPEWQSEKKFLASASVPKSVRLKSDLGDLEIYSDMMLEKVFHNLVDNSLRHGERVTEIRLASHPDDSGLTITYEDNGIGIPANKKEKIFERGYGKNTGLGLFLAREILSITGMTIRETGEGEKGARFEIHVPENAYRNASK, from the coding sequence GTGCCCCCGCCCTATTCCATCCTGTATGTCGATGACGACACCGATCTCCTTGAACTCGGCAAATCATTCCTCGAAAGTACGCAGGAGTTCATTGTCGGGACAAGCGATTCTGCCCTCACAGCGCAGACTCTCATCAGGGAGCAGCGTCCCGATGCAATCGTCTCCGATTACGAGATGTCGGACATGGACGGCATCGTATTTCTCAAGCAGGTCCGCGCACAATACGGCGATCTCCCCTTCATCGTCTTCACCGGTCGGGGGAGAGAGGAGGTTGTCATCGAAGCCCTGAACAACGGGGCTGACTTCTACCTCCAGAAGGGAAGCGACGCAGAGGCCGTCTATGCCGAGCTCCGGCATGTCGTTAAGCGTGCTATCGAGATGCGGCAGGCGAGGCTGACCCTTGCCGAGCAGGAGCAGCGGTTCCACGACCTCCAGAATGCAAGCGACATGATCCAGAGCGTGGATCCGCAGGGCCGTTTCCTCTTCACCAACAAAAAATGGCAGGACACGCTCGGGTACGGGGAGGCAGAACTGCCCGAGCTCTCGCTGTTCGATATCATCCACGAGGAGAGCAGGGAGCACTGCATGGCAACCTTCCCGCGGGTAATTGCCGGCGAGGATGTGGGTATCATCGACGTCACCTTCCGGGCAAAGGACGGCAGGAAGATCTATGCCGAGGGATTTGCCAGCTGTAAAATCGCCGACGGGAAACCCCAGTACACCCGCGGGATCTTCAAGGATGTAACCGACCGCAGGGAGACTGAGCAGGCCCTAAAAGAGAGCGAGGAGAAGTTCCGGACCCTTGTTGAGCACGCGCTGGACGGGATCCTGATCCTCGACCCGGGCGGATTAATCCTCTTTGCCAACCAGGCTGCCGGTAAACTCGTCGAAGAAGAGGACTACCAGAAGGTGATGGGCCGGCAGAATGTCATGGCATTTATCGCACCGGAATCGAAGGAGACGGTGATCCGGGATTTCAGGAAGGTGGCGCAGGGGATTGACGGGTTCCTTGCACAATACAAGATCATCACCGTGCTGCACCGGGTGCGGTGGGTCGAGAGCATCGGGAAAGCCATCACGTTCGAGGGGAAGCAGGCCATCCTCATCTCGCTCCGGGATATTACCGACCGGATGCGATCCGAGTCCACCATAAAGGAAAACGAGGAGAAGTTCCGGACCATCTTTGAGTCAAGCCCCTACCCGATAGCGATCAACAGCATGCCGGACCAGAAGTTCATCGCGGTCAATCCCTCCTTTGTGAAGGCAAGCGGGTACGCAGAAGAGGAGATCCTCGGGAAGAACCCGGTCGAGCTGGGCCTCCTCTCCATTACCGGTGCAGCCAAGCTGGTCTCACGTGCGGTCCTTGCCGGGAAGATTGAGAACGTACCGCTTGCGCTGAACGTAAAAGACGGGCACAAGGTCCATGTCCTCTTCTCAACCATCCCGATCACCATCGGAGGGAAGTCGGCTGCCCTGACCGTGACAGTCGAGGTGACTCAGCTCAAACGGGTAGAAGAAGAGCTCATGCGCAAGAACGAGGACCTCCGCGCGGCCTATGAAGAATTGGCAGCAACCGAGGAAGAACTCCGGGCCAACTACGAGGAACTTTACAAACGGGAGCAGGGACTGCGCGAGAGCGAAGAGAAATACCGGCTCATGACCGAGACCACGACCGACGTAATCTACATGATGGACAAAAACGGCATCATCACCCATGTCGGCCCGCAGATCGCCCGGTACGGCTACACGCTGGAAGAGGTCCTCTCCCATTCTTTCACCGAATTTTTGGAGAGTGATGATGCCTCGCGGGCACTGGCCGACATGGAAACAACGATTACCACCGGGCAGTCCACGGTCACCCAGTTGAAGATGCGGGACAGGGCCGGAAATATCCGCTGGCTCGAGGACAACGGAGCAGCAGTCCACGACGCATCAGGCCGGGTCATTGGCCTCTCCGGCATCCTGCGGGATATCACCGAACGAAAGGAGATGGAGCTGGCACTTAAGGAGAGCGAGGAGAAGTTCCGGGCGCTGGTCGATAACTCGCTGGAAGGGATCTTCATTGTCAACTTCACGGGGAAACTGCTCTTTGCCAACCCGGCGGCAGCACGGATTGTTGATATCGACGATACCAGGTCCGTTGTCGGATCCCTCAATGTCATGGACCTTGTTGCCCTGGTGTCGAAGCCTGCCGTGGTAAAAGACCTTGCACAGGTCGCCCGGGGGATCGATGCCTACCTGGTCCATTACAACCTCATCACCGCAAAGAAGAGGGAGATCTGGGTCGAGTGCATCGGCAAGAAGATCTCCTTTGAAGGAAACACTGCCATGCTCGTCTCCATGCGTGACGTGACTGGGCGCCGGAAGGCAGAAGAAGTCCTGCGGGAGTCCGAGAGCCGTCTCGCCACCCTCTTCCGCAGCAGCCCGGTGGCGCTGACACTCGTCGCGGCAAAGGACGGAACATTCGTGGATGTGAGCGACGCGTTTGTTGAGAACACCGGGTTTACCCGCGAGGAGGTCATCGGGAAGACTGCAACCGAGATCCATCTCTTTGCCGACAGCGGGGAATATGAGCAGTTTTCCTCTGCTCTCCGGAGCCGGGGCGGTGTCAGAGGTATGGAGATCCGGTGCCTGTCAAAAGACAGGAAGGTCCAGACCTGCCGCTTCACCTCATCGGTCATCCTCATGAACGCGATCCCCCACATCCTCTCCAACGTGGAGAACATCAACGAGCAGAAGGAGGCAGAAAAGGCACTCAACACGCTTGTGAAAAGCATGGTCGGGACAACCGGGGTGGATTCCCTCCACACGATCACCGAGAACGTTGCCACATGGCTGGGTGCCGATTGTGTAATGGTCAGCGAAGTGTCACCGGACAGGAAATCGCTCGTAGCCCGCTCCATGATCCTTGACGGGAACCGTGTCGCTGCATTCTCCTGCTCCCTGCCGGGGACGCCCTGTAATGCAGTGACGGAGCAGGGATTCCTGTTCTACGGGGACAACCTCGGACAGCTCTTCCCCACGGCAGAGGCTGTTGCAGAATTCGGGTTTTCCGCATATATCGGTACCCCTCTCCATGATTCTGCCGGCGGAGTGGTAGGGGTCCTCAGCGCATTTTTCCGGACCGCGCAAAAATCCATAGCGGGATACCGGGAGATCCTTGACATCATGGCGGTGAAAGCTGCTGCCGAGATCGAACGCAGCCGTATAGAGCAGACCCTCCGCGAGAGCGAGGAAAAGTTCCGGACCCTTGTGGAGCATTCCCTTGACGGGATTCTTATCGTCGATATGACAGGAAGGATCCTCTTCGCAAACCAGGCAATGGCAGCAATGGTTGCTTCTGACAGCGACCTCGGATATGACAGCCATGAAGGCGGAAGGAACGTGCTGGATTTCATTGCCCCGGAGGCACGGGATGCCGTAGTGCAGGATTTCCGGAACGTGAAAGAGGGGCTTGACCGGTACCCGGTACAATACCCGGCATTCACAACAACCGGAAAACGGATCTGGATCGAGGGCATCGGCAGGAAGATCCTGTACCGCACTGTCCCCGCAGTTCTTGTCTCCATCCGGGACATCACTGCCCGGAAACAGATGGAGGAGACGCTCCTTCGGACCAACAAGCAGCTCAGTCTCCTCTCGGGCATCACGAGGCACGATGTCCTCAACAAGATCGCGATCATCCAGGGCCACCTTGCACTTGCCCAGCGGCAGGGTGCCACCCCGGATTACCCTGCGCTCATCGAGAAGATAGCTCCCCTCATCACCATCATCAGGCAGCAGGTGGAGTTCACCCGCGTATACCAGAACCTCGGGACAAAAGAGCCTGAATGGCAAAGTGAGAAAAAGTTCCTCGCATCGGCATCGGTCCCGAAGTCAGTCCGGTTGAAAAGTGACCTTGGGGATCTGGAGATCTATTCCGACATGATGCTTGAGAAGGTATTCCATAACCTTGTCGACAACTCGCTCCGTCATGGCGAAAGGGTCACGGAGATACGACTGGCTTCCCACCCGGATGACAGCGGGCTGACGATTACCTACGAGGACAATGGGATCGGCATCCCGGCAAACAAGAAGGAAAAGATCTTCGAGAGGGGATACGGGAAGAACACCGGCCTCGGCCTCTTCCTTGCACGGGAAATTCTTTCCATCACGGGCATGACAATCCGTGAAACGGGGGAAGGGGAGAAGGGCGCACGGTTCGAGATCCATGTACCGGAGAACGCGTACCGGAACGCCTCGAAATGA
- a CDS encoding histidine kinase N-terminal 7TM domain-containing protein yields MASRTVLAPLSGMQRIRHFPLFFIVPVLLCLSVITNPLHPLYYTGFSLVSYEGLNLWVYHHGPLFWIAVVYSYGLSFLAVLLILSHMSETGRCHHRPLICLLFASLAPFIANLMYVLKVPPSP; encoded by the coding sequence ATGGCATCTCGAACCGTCCTGGCCCCCCTGTCCGGTATGCAAAGGATCCGCCACTTCCCGCTCTTTTTCATCGTCCCGGTCCTGCTCTGCCTTTCCGTGATCACCAATCCCCTGCACCCCCTGTACTACACGGGATTTTCCTTGGTATCATACGAGGGGCTGAACCTCTGGGTCTACCACCACGGGCCACTCTTCTGGATTGCCGTTGTGTACAGCTACGGGCTGTCATTTCTTGCTGTCCTCCTGATCCTGTCGCACATGTCCGAGACCGGGCGCTGCCACCACCGGCCGCTCATCTGCCTGTTGTTTGCATCGCTTGCGCCGTTTATCGCAAACCTGATGTACGTGCTCAAGGTCCCGCCCAGCCCGTAA
- a CDS encoding PAS domain S-box protein gives MVTTLLLIAGLFRYLFTRVPVAYARIMTTMRDAIIITSGPSRVIDLNPAAENVLGIPLREAIGKDMGVLLPNLPEPLAGPVLPEEGVRAEYQIAGKGPIRYFDIMALPLAEEGSASDGSLFVLRDITERKEAELALADANRKIRLLTSITRHDIRNQLTGLSGYLELSRDSVDNPVDMTRYVSRMQMVAKAIENQIAFTRDYENLGGGPPSGDR, from the coding sequence ATGGTTACGACCCTCCTCCTCATAGCCGGGCTCTTCCGGTACCTCTTCACCCGGGTGCCCGTTGCCTATGCACGGATCATGACGACAATGCGGGATGCTATCATCATCACCTCGGGACCCTCCCGTGTCATCGATCTCAACCCGGCTGCAGAGAATGTCCTTGGGATTCCCCTCAGGGAAGCGATTGGTAAGGATATGGGGGTGCTTCTCCCGAATCTCCCGGAACCGCTTGCCGGCCCGGTGCTGCCCGAAGAAGGGGTACGGGCGGAATACCAGATTGCGGGCAAGGGTCCGATCCGGTATTTTGATATCATGGCATTACCTCTTGCCGAGGAAGGATCTGCATCCGATGGCAGTCTCTTTGTCCTGCGGGATATCACGGAGCGGAAAGAAGCCGAACTGGCGCTTGCGGACGCAAACCGGAAGATCCGTCTCCTGACCAGCATTACGCGGCATGACATCCGCAACCAGCTCACGGGTCTCTCCGGCTACCTGGAGCTGAGCAGGGATTCCGTGGATAATCCCGTTGATATGACACGCTATGTGTCGCGGATGCAGATGGTTGCAAAGGCGATCGAGAACCAGATCGCCTTTACCCGGGACTACGAGAATCTGGGCGGCGGGCCCCCGTCGGGAGATCGGTGA
- a CDS encoding acyltransferase family protein — MAMSTGRSSVADLVRAFAILLVISVHMQNFLSVPLRADPFAFEVLKFIAIACFTAVSGYVIHAANRKIRSIPEAVHFYKKRNVRVYPLYLVALVLFFLGFQVAGFFPPLHLTPADWIVNVLCLQVILSPAFAEPVFTLWFIGFIMAMYAIYPLLSGIAGVWQKVAAAAGIILGAVLFHYTLGIIDFRFFLYYFFFIGGMIAAECGNRFTCGARYSQIVPGSRLARAGGAVAYSSYCVFLFHMPVFTIAGSLLSASSISGNLGDAIIVLLVIPAIFFSCYHVQRSYDRLTGDLQARLRNEETATPAGLL; from the coding sequence ATGGCAATGAGCACCGGCCGGTCTTCTGTTGCCGATCTGGTCAGGGCGTTTGCGATCCTTCTTGTCATCAGTGTCCATATGCAGAATTTCCTGTCTGTACCGCTAAGAGCGGATCCTTTCGCCTTCGAGGTTCTCAAATTCATTGCCATCGCATGTTTCACAGCGGTATCTGGGTATGTTATCCATGCAGCAAACCGGAAAATCCGAAGTATTCCGGAAGCAGTGCACTTTTATAAGAAACGTAACGTGAGGGTATACCCGCTGTACCTCGTTGCACTCGTACTCTTCTTCCTCGGTTTCCAGGTCGCGGGATTCTTTCCCCCGCTGCATCTCACCCCCGCGGACTGGATCGTTAACGTCCTGTGTCTTCAGGTGATCCTCTCCCCCGCATTCGCCGAGCCGGTGTTCACCCTTTGGTTCATCGGGTTTATCATGGCAATGTACGCCATCTATCCTCTGCTCTCCGGTATTGCGGGGGTGTGGCAGAAGGTTGCGGCTGCTGCCGGAATCATCCTTGGTGCGGTCCTGTTCCATTACACGCTGGGTATCATTGACTTCCGCTTCTTCCTGTATTACTTCTTTTTTATCGGTGGGATGATCGCCGCAGAATGCGGCAACCGGTTCACGTGTGGCGCGAGATACAGCCAGATCGTGCCAGGGAGCAGGCTGGCCCGGGCCGGCGGAGCAGTTGCTTACTCTTCGTATTGCGTCTTCCTGTTCCATATGCCGGTCTTCACCATTGCCGGTTCCCTGCTGTCTGCCAGTAGTATTTCAGGCAACCTTGGGGATGCAATAATCGTACTTCTGGTAATCCCCGCCATCTTCTTTTCCTGCTATCATGTCCAGCGGTCGTACGACCGCCTTACCGGTGATTTGCAGGCGCGTTTGCGAAATGAAGAAACAGCAACTCCTGCAGGATTGTTGTGA
- a CDS encoding NEW3 domain-containing protein, translating to MTTRAVMKGAGGPLLLAGLIGAAILCIVLPQPAAADFTSSKDTYVTVSCDLPGQIVEAGETATFSLKVTNTGMDNNKKLWYESFDTVKYDWEIRFMDGDTEINKLSLPSGGSKTITLSVETNSDTPKGEYSVRLHIGDGWYWVYVTVSETHAGEKGTLKLSVVDKDGEKIKGARVTLVRDADHAIADQVMSTADGKVAADVEPGRYTLKIGRDGYKEVEKKDVRIKGGITTDAGTVMLEKAPFAAEVTVNSPVLSTTADKKPRFELTIRNIGKSDDTFRLGTGTVPPGWYVRYEAKAAPGTDISEIFIKSGEEKALVAEAIPPYDVPVGDYPVPLVIDSSQDTYQENLTAKIKGNYEIKVYTEKYQYPVNKGESLSFKIRLTNAGNAGTLTNVKTTVSAPEGWNAQVTPETIAGIAPGESADVNLKIVPPGNIVASEYKISVKVASDQTEAKDDFRIQVKEQSLVAVLGVVLLVFIGGIVYYMFRKYSRR from the coding sequence ATGACAACGAGAGCCGTGATGAAGGGGGCCGGGGGGCCCCTCCTTCTCGCCGGTCTTATCGGCGCTGCGATCCTCTGTATCGTCCTCCCCCAGCCAGCGGCCGCCGACTTTACCTCGTCGAAGGACACCTACGTCACAGTCTCCTGCGATCTCCCGGGCCAGATCGTCGAGGCCGGGGAGACGGCCACCTTCAGCCTGAAAGTGACGAACACCGGCATGGACAACAACAAGAAGCTCTGGTACGAGTCCTTCGATACGGTGAAGTACGACTGGGAGATCCGGTTCATGGACGGGGATACCGAGATCAACAAGCTCTCCCTCCCGTCCGGGGGGTCGAAGACCATCACCCTCTCCGTGGAGACCAACTCCGACACGCCGAAAGGCGAGTACTCCGTCCGCCTCCATATCGGGGACGGGTGGTACTGGGTATACGTGACTGTCTCCGAGACGCACGCGGGGGAGAAGGGAACCCTCAAGCTCAGCGTCGTGGACAAGGACGGGGAGAAGATCAAGGGGGCGAGGGTGACGCTCGTGCGCGATGCGGACCACGCCATCGCCGACCAGGTGATGAGCACGGCCGACGGGAAGGTGGCCGCCGACGTCGAACCCGGGCGGTATACCCTGAAGATCGGGCGCGACGGGTACAAGGAGGTCGAGAAGAAGGACGTCCGGATCAAGGGCGGGATCACCACCGATGCCGGGACCGTGATGCTGGAGAAGGCCCCCTTTGCTGCCGAGGTCACGGTGAACTCCCCGGTCCTTTCGACCACGGCCGACAAGAAGCCCCGCTTCGAACTGACCATCCGGAACATCGGGAAGAGCGACGATACCTTCCGCCTCGGGACCGGGACCGTCCCGCCGGGCTGGTACGTGCGGTACGAGGCAAAGGCCGCACCCGGCACGGATATCTCCGAGATCTTCATCAAGAGCGGGGAGGAGAAGGCGCTCGTGGCCGAGGCGATCCCGCCGTACGACGTGCCCGTGGGCGACTACCCTGTCCCGCTCGTCATCGACTCGTCCCAGGACACCTACCAGGAGAACCTGACCGCGAAGATCAAGGGCAACTACGAGATCAAAGTCTATACCGAGAAGTACCAGTATCCCGTGAACAAGGGGGAGTCCCTCTCCTTTAAGATCCGGCTGACCAATGCCGGTAATGCCGGCACGCTTACGAACGTGAAGACCACCGTCTCGGCCCCGGAGGGGTGGAACGCCCAGGTCACCCCGGAGACTATCGCCGGGATCGCCCCGGGGGAGTCGGCGGACGTGAACCTGAAGATCGTCCCGCCGGGCAACATCGTGGCCAGCGAGTACAAGATCTCGGTGAAGGTGGCGTCCGACCAGACGGAAGCAAAGGACGACTTCCGCATCCAGGTGAAGGAGCAGTCGCTCGTGGCGGTGCTGGGGGTTGTCCTGCTGGTGTTCATCGGGGGCATCGTGTACTACATGTTCCGGAAGTACAGCCGGCGGTAA
- a CDS encoding ABC transporter permease: MAQGRLATVAKKELFDHLKSRKFLLIFGILLVIAIVGMIGGITEYNKALDSYNKHQSTIDSPLSSYIAQKPSILSVFASVATYLVFVGAILGIAMGFDLVSKEKESKSLKILLSHPVYRDEVINGKALGGIAALAGALFVVLFIALATLLIYGIVPDGSELVLIGIFAAVSFLLIFSYFAIALFMSTAMDESGPALIYTIIVFILLSVLVPTLANDTVMENVVGSQPELPQELLDQMQRPAATNVTDGSFGVVLDSIPNAGSNRAWDEYNERVQAYWEKRQMVRDTCALFSPTMDYQAVTSALTSTTTMTPDILLSTRSGVATSFTVASVGNGPAVEDIFGKILANIVALLLFPAVFFGLAYLRFMRLDVR; this comes from the coding sequence ATGGCGCAGGGCAGGCTTGCTACGGTTGCAAAAAAGGAGCTCTTCGACCACCTGAAGAGCCGCAAGTTCCTCCTCATCTTCGGGATCCTCCTCGTCATCGCCATCGTCGGTATGATCGGCGGGATCACCGAGTACAACAAGGCGCTGGACAGTTACAACAAGCACCAGTCCACCATCGACTCCCCGCTCTCCAGCTACATAGCCCAGAAGCCGTCCATCCTCTCGGTCTTCGCATCGGTGGCCACGTACCTCGTCTTCGTCGGGGCCATCCTCGGGATCGCGATGGGTTTCGACCTCGTATCGAAGGAGAAGGAGAGCAAATCCCTAAAGATCCTCCTCTCGCACCCGGTGTACCGCGACGAGGTGATCAACGGCAAGGCGCTGGGCGGCATCGCAGCCCTTGCCGGGGCGCTCTTCGTGGTGCTCTTCATTGCGCTTGCCACCCTCCTCATCTACGGGATCGTGCCGGACGGGAGCGAACTGGTCCTCATCGGCATCTTTGCGGCAGTCTCGTTCCTGTTGATCTTCTCGTACTTCGCCATCGCCCTCTTCATGTCGACCGCGATGGACGAGAGCGGGCCGGCCCTCATCTACACCATCATCGTCTTCATCCTCCTCTCGGTCCTCGTCCCGACGCTCGCCAACGACACCGTGATGGAGAACGTGGTCGGCAGCCAGCCCGAGCTCCCGCAGGAGCTCCTCGACCAGATGCAGCGGCCGGCCGCCACCAACGTGACCGACGGATCGTTTGGCGTTGTCTTGGACTCCATCCCCAACGCGGGCAGCAACCGGGCCTGGGACGAGTACAACGAGCGCGTCCAGGCCTACTGGGAGAAGCGGCAGATGGTGAGAGACACCTGCGCCCTCTTCTCCCCCACGATGGACTACCAGGCGGTCACCTCCGCGCTCACGTCCACCACCACCATGACCCCGGATATCCTGCTCTCCACCAGGAGCGGCGTGGCCACCTCGTTCACCGTAGCGTCCGTAGGCAACGGGCCGGCGGTTGAGGATATCTTCGGGAAGATCCTCGCCAATATCGTGGCCCTCCTGCTCTTCCCGGCAGTATTCTTCGGCCTGGCGTACCTGCGGTTCATGCGGCTGGATGTCCGATGA
- a CDS encoding ABC transporter ATP-binding protein, which yields MIQLEHLTKVYDKIRAVDDLTADIPDGEIFGLLGPNGAGKSTTILMLVGLIEPTGGRCLINGLDTVRDPIAVKQQVGYMPEDVGFYATLSAEENLAYFGALYGMDHRTCRERIEELLDLVGLAGVAKTVGGYSKGMRQRLGLAKALLNDPKMIILDEPTANLDPRGVADYRKIVTGIARAGTTVVVSSHILEEVSRVSTMVGILSAGRLVAQGSWKDLAADLAGKAGEPVTLHIETRDPMPEFSHPDIVDVGYEADRCGAVIRARSDIRDAVAEMLALHNVRIRGLSCEGMTLEETFLSYYRVAG from the coding sequence ATGATTCAACTCGAACACCTGACAAAAGTATATGACAAAATCCGTGCGGTCGACGACCTGACTGCGGATATCCCCGACGGGGAGATCTTCGGCCTTTTGGGCCCCAATGGCGCCGGGAAGAGCACGACCATCCTGATGCTGGTCGGCCTCATCGAACCGACCGGGGGTCGGTGCCTGATCAACGGCCTCGACACGGTCCGAGATCCCATTGCCGTGAAGCAGCAGGTCGGGTACATGCCCGAGGACGTGGGGTTCTATGCAACGCTCAGTGCCGAAGAGAACCTCGCCTACTTCGGGGCCCTGTACGGCATGGACCACCGGACCTGCCGAGAGCGTATCGAAGAACTCCTGGATCTCGTCGGCCTTGCCGGCGTCGCCAAGACGGTCGGCGGCTACTCCAAGGGGATGCGCCAGCGCCTCGGCCTCGCAAAGGCCCTCCTCAACGACCCGAAGATGATCATCCTCGATGAGCCGACCGCAAACCTCGACCCCCGGGGCGTTGCCGATTACCGGAAGATCGTCACCGGCATTGCCCGGGCCGGGACCACCGTTGTCGTCTCCTCCCATATCCTCGAAGAGGTGAGCCGGGTCAGCACCATGGTCGGGATCCTCTCGGCCGGCCGGCTCGTGGCGCAGGGCTCCTGGAAGGACCTGGCAGCCGACCTTGCCGGAAAAGCCGGGGAACCGGTGACCCTCCATATCGAGACCCGCGACCCGATGCCGGAGTTCTCGCACCCGGACATCGTCGATGTAGGGTACGAGGCCGACCGGTGCGGGGCCGTGATCCGTGCCCGCTCCGACATCCGCGATGCGGTGGCCGAGATGCTTGCGCTCCACAATGTCCGGATCCGGGGCCTCTCCTGCGAAGGCATGACCCTTGAAGAGACCTTCCTCTCCTACTACCGGGTGGCGGGGTGA
- a CDS encoding winged helix-turn-helix transcriptional regulator: MRPVAVRFLLSALLLAVLAAPLVSAQEYTVTSGYDSPVPVDAAARVPAPVGFFALPLWVLIAHFFLFPPEVFLAIKLWAALGIRRVFGGNVLDQGLRARIFEHICHNPGIHLRGLAAEMDLKMGTLRYHLGMLQNTHKIAVSGDAASVRYYENSGTYSADEQLILKHLRNETTKILLRVLVERPLATRQDLADAAGISGPSVSWHMKRLQKDRIVHARHEGRTSVYEIPTPVAGYIMRAVQVPATVPLGECPGATGHA; this comes from the coding sequence ATGAGACCTGTCGCCGTCCGCTTCCTCCTTTCGGCCCTCCTCCTCGCGGTTCTCGCCGCTCCCCTGGTGTCGGCCCAGGAGTATACCGTGACGTCGGGATACGACAGCCCGGTTCCGGTGGACGCTGCGGCGCGGGTGCCGGCGCCGGTCGGGTTCTTTGCCCTGCCGCTCTGGGTGCTGATCGCCCATTTCTTCCTCTTCCCCCCGGAAGTTTTCCTGGCGATCAAACTCTGGGCCGCGCTGGGGATCCGGCGGGTCTTCGGGGGAAACGTCCTCGACCAGGGCCTCCGCGCCCGGATCTTCGAGCACATCTGCCACAACCCGGGGATTCACCTACGGGGCCTTGCGGCCGAGATGGACCTGAAGATGGGCACCCTCCGGTACCACCTGGGCATGCTGCAGAACACCCACAAGATCGCCGTGAGTGGCGATGCGGCCTCGGTCCGGTACTACGAGAACAGCGGGACGTACAGCGCTGACGAGCAGCTGATCCTCAAGCACCTCCGGAACGAGACCACGAAGATCCTCCTCCGCGTGCTGGTCGAGCGGCCGCTGGCCACCCGGCAGGACCTGGCCGATGCGGCGGGGATCTCCGGCCCGTCGGTCTCGTGGCACATGAAGCGCCTGCAAAAAGACCGGATTGTCCATGCCCGCCATGAGGGGCGGACCTCCGTGTACGAGATACCGACACCGGTGGCGGGATATATTATGCGGGCCGTCCAGGTTCCTGCCACGGTCCCGCTGGGCGAATGCCCGGGCGCAACCGGGCACGCGTAA